The Cloacibacillus sp. nucleotide sequence CCATCTCCGGCGGGAAGCGCAGCACGCGTCCCGGCAGGACACCAAGCCCCTCCGTCTTCGGGCTCTCTTCACTAGCCTCAAAGAGCAGCTGCATGCCGAGACAGATTCCCAGCAGCGGACGTCCGCTCTTCGCAGCCCCTCTGACCGCCTCTTTGATGCCGCGGCGTTCGAGTTCCGCCATCGCGCTCCCGAACTCCCCGACGCCAGGCAGGATCACCGCATCGGCAAGCAGTATCTCCTTTGCGGTGGAGGCCCTCATGTTTACCGCGCCGAGGCTGTCGAGAGCGTTCTTCATACTCTTGAGGTTTCCCGCACCGTAATCAATGACCGCGATCATTATCTCTCCGCTCCTTTATGACGTGAGGCAAGCTCCCGTAATACTTCGTCAAATGGCACCTCCGCCGCGACACAGGCGACAAGCAGATGGTAGAGCAGGTCGGCCGCCTCATAGCGGAAGCCGCCGCGGTCCTTCGTGGCGCAGGCGAGCGCCGTCTCGACGCCCTCTTCGCCGACCTTCTGCGCCACACGCGAGAGTCCCGACCGCAGCAGGCGCGCCGTGTAACTCTCCTGCGGGTCGTCGTCTTTCCTGACGTTGAGATAACGCCAGAGACGCCCCAGAAATGTCGCCTCCGTCGAATCGGCCTCGCCGCAGAGGCTGCGGTAGAAGCAGCTGCGCTCACCGGTGTGGCAGGCGGAACCCTGCGGCTCAACGAGCGCGAGCAGCGTATCTCCGTCGCAGTCGATCCGCAGCTCACGCAGGCACATACGGCTGCCGCTCGTCTCTCCTTTGTGCCAGAGTTCGCCGCGCGAACGGCTCCAAAAGACCATCTCGCCGCATTCCGCCGTCTCGGCGAGCGATTCGGCGTTCGCCCAGGCGGTCATCAGTACCTCGGCGGTGACAACATCCTGTACGACGACGGGAACGAGCCCCTTTTCGTCAAACTTTATCAATGAAAGGTCTATTTTTGTCATTTATATTTTCCTCTTTTTTATCTATTCGGAGCAGGCTTTCATGGCCTCCGCGAGCGTTATGCCGCCCTCGTAGAGGCTTTTTCCGATCACGGCCGCGTCGACGCCCGCCGCGGCAAGCGCGCGGATGTCATGAAGATCCGTCACGCCGCCGGCGGCGGCGATAAAACGGCCGCGGGCCGCGAGCGCCTCATATACTGAGGCGTCCGTCCCCGCCATCATCCCGTCGCGCTCCGTCTGGGTCACAAGGAAGGAGGAGAAGCCCATCCCCGAGAGCCTCGCTACGGCCTCCGCCGCGTCAAGCGCCGTACTCTCAAGCCAGCCGGAGTGTACGACCCTGCCGCCCCGGAGATCCACGGCGGCCATTATTTTTTCACCGAAGCGTGCGCTCAGTTCGGAGGCCCGCTCCATATCCTTAAAGATCAGGCTGCCGGCCATCACGCGGTCCGCGCCGGCCTCTAACGCGCACGCCACAGACTCGGCGCTGCGCAGCCCGCCACCGTACTGGACAAAGAGGCCAAGGCCCGCTATTTCGGAGAGCTCTTTCAGGTGCTTAGGCACCCCCTCCTTCGCCCCTTCAAGATCGACGACATGGATATGGCCGCATCCCGCCGCCATAAATCCCTTCGCCGCCTCGACCGGCGAGAGCTGATATTCGCGCCGCCGCGAATAGTCGCCCTGCGTGAGGCGGACCACTTTGCCGTCATATAGGTCTATCGCCGGCAGGATTATCATAACCAGAGCCCCTTTGTGCTGGGGTCGACCTCTGCGGGGGCGAGCGCCTCTTTAAGCGCCAGCCCTACCCCCTTAAAAACCGCCTCCGCGGCGTGGTGTGAGTTATCGGCCTCCAGCAGCGCGATGTGAAGCGTCAGCCCCGCCTCGCGCGCAAAACCGGTAAAGAACTCGGGAACCAGTTCCATATCAAAATCGCCGCACCTCTGGGAGGGAAATTCACCCCGCCACCAGAGGCCGCCGCGGCCGCTGAAGTCCAGCGCCACACGCGCGAGCGAACCATCCATCGGCAAGAGCGCGGAGCCGTAGCGGCGTATCGGCGCGGCGCCGGCGATCTTCCTCAGAGCCTGCCCCATCGCGATGCCGATATCCTCCGAAAGATGGTGATAGTCGACCTCGATATCCCCGCGGGCCTTTATACTGACGCCCAGCGCCGCACGGTGGCAGAGCAGATCCAGCATATGCGAGAGAAAACCACAGCCGGTTTCCAGTGAGCGTTCCCTTTTATCATTACTCAGCAGAAGCTCTATCCGCGTCTCTTTGGTGTTCCGCGATATCTTCGCCTCCATCATGCCGCCCTCACCACCGCCTCTATCGCGTCCACAACGCCGAAGAGCGAGTTCCAGCGCAGCTGCACTGAAGAGATACCGGCGACGAGACGCAGCGAGACGGGCATCGTCTCCTTTATCACGCGCAGGCCGTTAGCCTTCAGCGTGCTTCCCGTCTGCACGACGTCGAAGATGCAGTCCGCGAGGCCGAGCGCCGGGGCAAGCTCTACCGAACCGTTGAGTTTCAACAGCTTTATTTGAACGCCCCATTCCGCGAAGGTCTTCTCCGCGAGGCGCGTATATTTCGTCGCAACCTTGAGCCCCATGAGGCCGGAGATGTGGCCACCAAATTTTTCCGCCATCTCTCCGGGACCCGCGACCGCCATCACGCAGCGTCCTCTGCCGGTGTCGAGCAGCTCGGTGAGCGCGATGCCCGCCTCCTCTATCACGTCGTTTCCGGCAAGCGCCAGATCAGCCGCGCCGTAGTGGACCATCGCGGGGACGTCGGAGGGCTTCGACAACAGATAGCGGAAGCTGGCCTCCTCGATCACCAGGTTGCGCCCCGCCTCTTTCAGCTTCGCGGTGGGCAGTCCCGCACGCGCCAGAATGTCCACGCAGCTGTCGAGCGAGCGCCCCGTGGGAAGTGCGAATGTCAGCATGAGAGTACCTCCGATTCAAACTTGTTCAATGATATTTCACCGCCGCGGGGAAGCAGAGTCACCTTTCTGCCACCCAGGTCGATCCACCATTTGTATCCGCGCAGAGAGGCCGTCGAAAGGGATTCCTCCCTGTCTTTCGTCCAGCTCAGCTCAAAGGCGGTATCCTTCTTTGAGAGCGCGTCCGCGTAGCGCAGCGCCTCCGAATTATCGCAGCCGCCGCCCCAGAGCATCATCAGCGGCGCGGGGGCGGGAGAGGCGCAGTGCGCGGCAAGCTCCTTCAGGTTAAGCGCGAAGCCAGCGGCCTGTCCCTCGATCCCCTCTTTCGCGAGCAGCCCGTCATAACGGCCGCCGCCGCCGAGCAGGACGCCGTCCGCCGCCGAATAGGCGTTGTAGATAGGGCCGCTGTAGTAGCCGAGATCACGCACAAAGCTCAGGTCAACACGCAGCCGTTCCGCGTAGCCGAGCTTGCAGAGGCTGTCGCAGAGACGCTTAAGCGGCATCAGCACCGAGGGATCGTCAAACAGACCCATCGCCTCGCCCAGCACCGCGACGTCACCCTTTAGCGTGGGCAGCCGCCGGAGCAGACGCGTCTTATCTTCCGAAAGTTCGAATCCGTCGAGCAGCGCGTTATATTTTGTATAAGCCCTTTCTTGCAGAGCCTCGATAAGTTTTCCCGCGCAGCTTTCTGAAAGCCCGCCGAGGATGCCGGCGAGTACGGAGACGTCGCCAAGCACCAGCGCCGAACGCTCGATACTCAGCAGGTCGAGCGTGCGCAGAAGCAGGCCCGCCGTCTCCGCGTCGGCTCCGGAGTCCTCCCAGCCGATCAGCTCGACGCCGACCTGATTCTCCTCAAGGTTGTACTTCGGAGGCAGCGGCACGGCAAAGACCCGGTCGGCGTAAGAGAGGCGCAGCGGCCTTTCGCTGCGCGCGTGGTGGCTGCCGAGATAGGCGACCGCCGAGAGCGTAAGGTCGCCGCGCAGCACGCAGGGCTCGCCGAGCGGCGACATCATCGGGATGAGCCGACGCGCGCGCGCCGGTGAAATCTTGCTCCAAACATCCTCCACCAGCTGAAACTCCGCGGGGCTGAAAGGATGGTATCCGTAAAGGGAAAAAAGATGCATCGCCGCACCCCTGCAATACTCCATATTGGCCGCGATCGCTCCGCCAATGTTATTACACCCCTTCGGATTTCTGTTCATCATCTTCATCCCTTCATCATTTTAGCTATCATTTTACTTAATTAAAGTGATAGCTTGATAATTTTGTAAGCGAGTTATATAATAACACTCGTTTGCCGCTTTTGCAAATGTGAAACACTATAAATCCGGCAAAAACATATAATATAACGGCAGACCGACTGTGAGAGGCTGACAAACGAAATCAAGGAGCCAATAGATATGGAGAGAGAATTCAAGGCCGACGCCCTTATATTCGATATAGACGGAGTGCTGCTCGACGTAACCGGATCATTTCCCGAGGTGATACGGCAGGCCGTCTCTACCGGCTGGGAGCATTTCTGCGGCGGCGCCTCGGACGCCCACGGCTACAACGCGGGACACGAACGCGTATTAAAACGTCACGGAGCCTTCAACGACGACTATGATATCGCTTGGACGCTTCTCTCAATGGCGGCGGCGAGCAGGGAAAAACTCCTCTCGCGGGCGCTGCCCTCGCCGGAAAGGCTGCTCTCCGAGCTGAAGAGCTTCCGAGCCCCCGTCCCGGAATGGGTGACGGCCAGATACGGCCGGCTCGTCCCGCGCCCCGAGGTGCGCGCGCTATGCGCCGAACTTTATGGCGGTAGGGGCTATGGACTGCATCTGCTTGAGAGACCGATGATAAAAAAACACTGGCGGGAGCTTGGCCTGCCGGTGGCGATATATTCGGGACGCAACGGCCTTGAATGGGAGCTCGGCAAAGAGAGCCTAGGATGGAACGACTTTCCCGACGAACTGATAATACACTCCGACAGCGGCATCACGAAGCCATCGCCGGAGGGCCTTGAGATACTCTGCCGGCGGCTCGGCGTCTCTTCGCCCGTATTTTTCGGCGACACCGCGAGCGACATGCAGGCGCAGGCGGCCTTCGGGAAGGGACGTTTCGCGGCGGTCGGCCCGCTGCTGCCGGAGGCGGAGTTCCGTTACGACACCACGGAGGAGGCCGTCCGAGCCGCGATAGCCACTGCAAATCCTTAAAAAGGAGACTAAAAAACCATGCAGAATATAGAGGAACTTTTTCGCTCGCTGGCGCGCCCGGCGATCCGCGACCTCGAGCCGTACGACGCCTCGGTCAGCGGGAATCCGCTGATACGGGTATCGGCAAACGAAAATAACGAGGGGCTGCCGGAGTCCGTTCTTACGGCGATGCGAAACGCGCTTGCAGAGGGCAACCGCTATCCCGACAGCCGCAATACCTCTCTGCGCGAAAAGCTGGCCGCACGCTTCTCTCTGAGGCCGGAACAGATAATCACCTCCGGCGGTCTGGACGGGCTCTTCACAATGCTTGGACGCGCCTTCCTCGACCCGGGCGACGAGGTCGTCTGCGGAGAGTGTACTTTTGGCGTCTACGCGGAGACGGCGCTCATCGCCGGCACCTCCGTTAAAACGGTTCCGCTCGGCGAGGGATACGTCCAGCTGCCGGCGGACTTCGCCGCCGCCGTGGGCCCCGCGACAAAAATGCTCTTCTTCTGCAACCCCAACAACCCCACCGGCACGCTGGCGGAGCCTGCCTCCGTACGTGAAATGCTGAAAAAAATACCGCGGCGGGTCGTCGTGATCCTTGATGAGGCATACCTTGACTTCGCGGATGCCGACGGAGATGCCTCCTTCAAACTCCTCGAAGAGTTCCCCAACCTCGTCATCTGCCGCACCTTCTCAAAGATATTCGCCCTCGCCGGGCTGCGCATCGGCTGGGCCGCAGCGCACCCCGGCCTGCTCGACTGCCTTTACCGCGTGCGCGAACCATACTGCGTCACCGCCATGGCCGAGGCCGGAGCCTGCGCGGCGCTTGACGAAGTGGGGCGTTTTCGGAGAACACGGACAATGGTCGCCTGCGAGCGGGATAAACTCTGCACCCTGCTGAGCCGCCTCGGCGTAAAATATATCCCCTCGCAGACAAACTTCGTGCTGATCTTCCCGCAGGAGAGATACGAGCCGCTCTCCGCCGCCTTCATCCAAAGAGGCATCGCCGTACGCCGCCTCTCGCTGCGCGGCGAGCGCGTGATGCGCATCTCCGTAGGATTACCGCAGGAAAATAGGCAGGTTGAGAGGGTGCTCTCCGATATATTCGGCTAGAATCGTCATACGAATATAAGATCCGGGGAGGAATTGAAGGTGGAAGATTTTATATATTCCTATAAAAAGATGTTCGCCAATTACTTCATATTTGAGGGGCGGACGTCGCGAAACGATTACTGGCAGGCGATCGCGATAAATATAATCATCGGAGCCGTTCTCATGACGCTGAGCCGCCTGCTGTCCATATTCGGCATTTTAAGTTACATCTACGGCGTCGCCGCCGTCGTGCCGGTCCTGGCAATGACGGTACGCCGCCTGCATGATACGGACAAGAGCGGCTGGTGGGCGCTGGCGGCGTTTTTCCCGGCGCTCAACATAATTTTAGTAGCCTACTGCTGTATGGCGGAGGCCCCACGCGGCGGAAACAGATTCGGATATTAAGGCGCCGCCAATTCAAACCATAAAAAATCCGGCCCCGAAAGGCCGGATTTTTATCTATCAATCGGGATTTTTATTTAGGAATCGTTCCCTCAACGCCCTCAACGAACCAGTTCATCGAAAGCATCTCGCCGTCGCTGAGCTTTTTGCCCTGCGGCACTACGACCTTACCGTCCTGTCCCTTGATCGGGCCGGTGAAGACGTCCCATTTACCGTCAAGAATCCTCTGCTTCTCCGCCGCGACGAGTTTTTTCGTATCCTCTTTGACATCCTTGCCGAACTTCGAGAGGTCTACCATACCGTCCTTCATGCTCCACCACACCTGCTGTGACTTCCAGGTACCGTTGGCGATCGCCTTTGTGGAGTAGTCGTAGTATTTGCCCCAGTTCCATACGGGGGTTACGAGGTGGCGCGTCGGTGCGTACTTGTCCATCGGGTAGTTGTAGCCGACGACCCACATGCCGAGCTCTTCCGCGGCCTGCGGCGCGCCGCCGGTATCGGCGTGCATCGCTATCGTGTCGCACTTCGCGTCGAAGAGGGCCTTTGTGGCCTCCTTCTCCTTTGCCGGGTCATGCCATGTGTAGATCCAGACGACCTTGACCTTCGCCTGCGGGTTCACCTTGCGCACGCCGAGCGTGAAGGCGTTGATGCCGCGAATGACCTCGGGGATAGGGTAGGCGGCGACAAAACCGATGAGGTTGGACTTCGTCGCTTTGCCCGCGACGATGCCTGAAAGGTAGCGCGGCTGGTACATACGGCCAAAATATGTGCTGACGTTAGGAGCGACTTTATAGCCTGAGCAGTGGTTGAAGTAGACGTCGGGATACTTCTTCGCGACGTTGATGACGTGGTCCATATAGCCGAAGGAGTTTGCGTAAACGACCTTCGCGCCGTTACGGATAGCCGTCTCCATGACGCGTTCGGCATCCGGCCCCTCGGGAACGGACTCGACTATCGAACCCTTCACTCCGGGGTTGGCCTTCTCCATCGCCTGACGGCCAAGGTCGTGCATGTAGTTATACCCGCCGTCGGCGACGGGGCCGACATAGATAAATACCGGTTTCTGATCCTCAAGCTTGATCGGAGCCAGGGCAAAGGCCGAGGCCGAAAAAGCCATTACAAGCAGCAACGCGAGCAAAATGCCTTTTTTCATTACAAATTTCCTCCCCAGATATTTTCGTTAGAGCCAATGGCTAACATTTGTTTAGAATAGCACAGCGAGATAATTTTTTCCATATTTTTCGACAGGCCCGACGCTGCGCCTGATGATCCCGGCAGATGTCTACGAACAAAAAATTTTTGCACAAATGAGAAAACAGCTTTTCAAAAATGGGCGGGCCTGATATTATACTAGACAACATCTAATATAAGACGAGGTCAAATAATATGAAAAAATGCGCCTGCCGTGGTTCCTTTCTGGAAAGATTTATTCAGCCCTCAATCCTTCTGCTTTTAAATGAAGAGCCTATGCACGGCTTCTCAATATTAAAAAGGCTCTACAAAAGCGACGTTATGGACTACAGCAGCATAGATCCCACCGGACTCTACCGTACGCTGAAAAAGATGGAGGAGGCGGGGCTGCTCGCTTCGCGTCTGGAAACGGGAAACCCGCTCCAGACCAAACGTATCTATGAGATAACCCAGGAGGGACGCGTCTGCCTCGTCTTCTGGAAGTCGACGCTGCTTGACTATATAGCCAAGATAGAGCGGCTGGCGGATGCCATTCCCGATACGGTCGAGGACGGCATGTAAGCGGAGCGAACTTTTCGCGGCGGGTTCGCCATCTTCCCAACCGGGATGAGACCTCTCCTTTTCGCGGCATGGGAGACAAAACCGGCCATATCTAAGAGATAACATAGATGCTTTATCAGCCCGCGCATAGAAGCGGGACTGAATATGAAACGGATGATATCCGTCAAAGAGGAGAAAACAACGGTGAATAAGACACTGGAAAAGGCAGGAACGGGCAAAGAGCTGACGAGGGAGGATGCGCTGGAACTTCTAGCCATCCGCAATGGGAGCGCCGATTATTATACGCTGCTGGGGACCGCCAATGCCGAAGCGCGTACACGTTTTCAGGGACGCGGCACGATATTCGCGCAGATTGGTCTGAATGCCTCTCCCTGTCCGGCAAACTGCGGTTTCTGTTCCCTGGTGAAGGATGTCTTTAAGGAGAAAAACAGCTTTCTGCTGCCGGTGGAGACGGCCGAGAAGATGGCCGACGCCCTGGTCGGACAGAAGGTGGACGAACTGTTTTTGATGACCACGGCAAATTATCCGCAGGCGGATTTCCTCGAATATGCGGCGCGGATACACAAACATCTGCCGAAAGGGATGCGTTTCGTGGCCAACCTCGGAGATTTTGACCGTGAATACGCGAAGAAGCTACGTGAAGCCGGCTTCACGGGCGTATATCATATCCGCCGCCTCGGAGAGGGGCGCGATACGCAGCTCCCTCCGGAACAGCGCCTCCGTACGATGGACGCCGTCAGGGACGCGGGGATGGAATTGTATTATTGTGTCGAACCGATCGGACCTGAGCATACCGCGGAGGAGCTGGCCGATGAAATATTTCGCGCCAAAGATTACCCCGTCGAGGTCATGGCCGTCATGAAGCGGGTCTGCGTACCGGGAACGAAGCTCTATGAGCACGGTGAGATCTCCGCGGCCGAGCTGGCGAAGATCTGCGCGGTGACGGAGCTCTGCGTAAAGCCAAAACGGGCGATGGGGGTACACGAGCCGGACGAACTATGTCTGATGGCGGGGGCGAACCAGATTTACGCCGAGGTAAGCGTCAACCCGCGTGATTTGAACCTCTCCACGGAGACCGGACGCGGCGCCTCAATCGCCAGGACGCACGCGCTGCTGGCCGCCGCCGAATGGAAAAGGTAAGCGAGCCGTGCCTGTTTTCCTGAACGTAATAAGATATCAGCCATAACGGGGAGTGAAAAATAATGACGACAAAGATAGTTCTGGTAGGAGGTTTTCTTGGCGCAGGCAAGACGACGCTTTTGTGCCGGCTGGCAGAGGTCATGAGGGAAAGCGGCCGCCGCGCGGCCTTTATCACCAACGACCAGGCGCCGGAGCTCGTGGACACCATCCTCATTAAAAATATCTCGCCCTCCGTGGGGGAGATCAGCGGCAGCTGCTTCTGCTGCAACTTCAACGGGTTCGTCGGCGCGGCCAAAAAGCTCATAGAAGAGTTCCAGCCGGAATTCATCTTCGCGGAACCGGTAGGCAGCTGCACCGACCTCTCGGCGACGATCATACAGCCGCTGAAAGACCTATACGGCAGAGAGATGGCAGCCGCGCCGCTCTCGGTGCTCTGCGATCCGCGCAGGCTGCGGAAGGTGCTTGAAAAAAGCTGCGCTGACATCCATCCCAGCGCCGCCTATATCATCGAAAAACAGCTTGAAGAGGCGGATCTGATATTGATCAGCAAGTCCGACACCGTTACCGCCGACGAATTATCCTCGCTTATTGACGACGCTTCGGCGAGATGGCCGCTGGCGAAGGTGATGGCCGCCAGCGCCAGGAATGGCCGCGGCGTGACGGAATGGCTCTCGGAGACGCTCGCGGCGAAGGCGGCGGGGACCCATATCGCCGACATAGATTATGACCGCTACGCAGAGGGAGAGGCGGCTCTCGGCTGGCTCAACGCAAAAGTGAGACTGCGCGGCGGCGGCATCCGCTGGGACGATTTCACGGAAAGGCTGACCTCCTCGCTGAGCGGCCATTTTGACGCCCGCGGCAGCGCCGTGGGGCACATAAAGCTGATAGTCAGATGCGGCGGCCACGTAACCGTGGCAAACGTGACCGGCGGGATAGAGACCTTAACCCGGCGCGGCGCGGCCGGCTGCGGCGACAGCGCCGAAATGACGGTCAACGCCAGGGTCGAGACTACGCCTCAGGAGCTGGAAAAGGCGGTGCGTGAGAAACTTGCCGAGGCCTGCGGAAAGGACATCGCCGCGGATGTCGTCGATATCCTTTCGTTACAGCCTGGCAGACCAAATCCGACGCACAGATACGAAGAGGTAATCGCGTAAATAACAGGCACACAAAAATGGGAGATGAGTCAAATGGCGGCAAACTGCGGCAATGAAAGAAGTTTTGAAGTCATAACGGAGAGATGTCTGGCCTATTACAACGCTCCGGCGGGGAGAAAACCGCTGGAGATAATCTCGGAGGTCATGGACGACGTGAATTTCCCTATGCACAACTTCGCCCACCATTACCTGGTCCCCGCAGTACTGCTGACGGCGGTCTGCGTAAAGGAGGGCACGCCCCCGGATATCTACCAGAAGAAAATGGCGGAGGTTGCCGCACGCGCGAAAAACGTGCTGCCAGCCTTCTGCGGCCTCTACGGGGCCTGCGGCGCCGCCGTCGGCTGCGGTATCTTCATGAGCGTACAGACCGGTACCACCCCTCTGTCAAAAGAGACGTGGGGGCTCTGCAACCACGCGACCGCCGGCGCGCTCGAAAAGATGGCGGATATGGGCGGCCCGCGCTGCTGCAAAAGAAACACCTTCGCGGCCCTCGCCTACATGAAAGGATATCTCGTGGAAAAGCTCTCCATCGACCTTGAGATACCAAACGAGATAAAATGCGCCTACAGCAAGTTCAACAACGAATGCCTGAAAGAAGACTGCCCCTATTACGACGATAAAAAGGAGGATGCTAAGTAATGAGAAAACTCCTCCATTTGACCTTTATCCTCACTTTTGCGGCGCTCATCCAGGCAGGCGGCGCAGACGCCGCTGAGAAACTCACGGTCGGCAATACCGGAAGCAGTATCAAACCGGCGATGGTGGTGCTCGCGCACCAGATGGGATACTACAAAGACGAGGGGCTCGACGTCGAGATAAAACAGATATCGAACCTCAACGAGGGCGTTACCGCCGTGCAGATGGGCAAGCTCGACATTCTGCCGCTCGGAATAATCCCCTCGCTCACCTTCATCGCCAAAGGCGCGGACCTCGTCATCTACGGCGGCACGATCGCCGAGGGCGGACAGGGGATAACGCTGCCGCAAAACAAAGACAAGTACAAGGATATGAAAAGCTTCAAGGGCAGGAAGATCGGCGTCCACCGCCCGGAGACCGGCCACATGATCGCCAAGGCGAAGATGCGCGAGGCGGGGCTGGATCTCGACAAAGATGTGGAGATAATCCGCATCGACGGTTTCCAGTCGATCATTGAGGCCGTCTCCAAGGGCATCGTCGACATCGGTTTCGTCAACAGCGGCTTCGGCCTCATCGCCGAGAAGAGGGGTCTCGCCGTCGCCTTCAACATCGGCGGCATCGCGCCAAACGCGGTCTGCTGCCGCCAGACCACCTCGCGCGCCGTCTATGATTCCAAACGCGGCGCGCTCGTGAAATTCCAGATCGCCAACCTGCGCGCCTATAAGCTCATGATGGACGACCCCGGTACGGCGGTCAAAAAGCTCATGGAATATTCGGGGCAGCCGGAGGACTATGTAAAATACTGTCTATATTCAAACGTCATGGTGATCACGATGGACCCTGCGGTCAACCGTATCAAAGACTTTTATGAAATCATGGATAAAAACGGCGACCTGCCGAAAAATCCTAAAAAAGAGATCACGAACAATATCGACGCCTCGATCTACCGCGTGGCGCTGGACGAGATGATCAAGCGCTATCCCAAGGACGCCTCCTTCAAAAAGATGGACAGGGAGTTCGCGGTCAACAACCTCTGATGGACGAGAGATACGCGATCGAAGCGGACGACATATCGTTCAGCTACGCCACGGAGAGCCCCGTCCTCCGTGGCCTTTCGCTGCGCGTGCGGCGCGGAGAATTCGTCTGCGTCCTCGGACACAGCGGCTGCGGCAAGAGCACGCTGCTCAGCCTTCTCATGGGCCTTCTCGAGCCCTCCTCCGGTTCAATAAAGATTGAGGGCGAACCGATGCGCGGACCGGCGACCGATAGGGCGATTGTCTTTCAGGACTACTCGCTCTTTCCCTGGATGACGGCGCGGCAAAATGTCGCCTTCGGCATCGAGCACTCGCGCGGGCTGGCGAAAAAGGCGGCGTTGGAGCTAGCCGACGGCTATCTGGCACAGGTGG carries:
- a CDS encoding BMP family ABC transporter substrate-binding protein — encoded protein: MKKGILLALLLVMAFSASAFALAPIKLEDQKPVFIYVGPVADGGYNYMHDLGRQAMEKANPGVKGSIVESVPEGPDAERVMETAIRNGAKVVYANSFGYMDHVINVAKKYPDVYFNHCSGYKVAPNVSTYFGRMYQPRYLSGIVAGKATKSNLIGFVAAYPIPEVIRGINAFTLGVRKVNPQAKVKVVWIYTWHDPAKEKEATKALFDAKCDTIAMHADTGGAPQAAEELGMWVVGYNYPMDKYAPTRHLVTPVWNWGKYYDYSTKAIANGTWKSQQVWWSMKDGMVDLSKFGKDVKEDTKKLVAAEKQRILDGKWDVFTGPIKGQDGKVVVPQGKKLSDGEMLSMNWFVEGVEGTIPK
- a CDS encoding HAD family hydrolase, translated to MEREFKADALIFDIDGVLLDVTGSFPEVIRQAVSTGWEHFCGGASDAHGYNAGHERVLKRHGAFNDDYDIAWTLLSMAAASREKLLSRALPSPERLLSELKSFRAPVPEWVTARYGRLVPRPEVRALCAELYGGRGYGLHLLERPMIKKHWRELGLPVAIYSGRNGLEWELGKESLGWNDFPDELIIHSDSGITKPSPEGLEILCRRLGVSSPVFFGDTASDMQAQAAFGKGRFAAVGPLLPEAEFRYDTTEEAVRAAIATANP
- the hisH gene encoding imidazole glycerol phosphate synthase subunit HisH gives rise to the protein MIAVIDYGAGNLKSMKNALDSLGAVNMRASTAKEILLADAVILPGVGEFGSAMAELERRGIKEAVRGAAKSGRPLLGICLGMQLLFEASEESPKTEGLGVLPGRVLRFPPEMGLKIPHMGWNSIAPLRESRLLAGLPRGPYMYFVHSFYVKAAERSDVSAIAEYGVIFDAAAERDNIFGCQFHPEKSGTAGLAILKNFIELTKGD
- a CDS encoding ATP phosphoribosyltransferase regulatory subunit, translating into MMNRNPKGCNNIGGAIAANMEYCRGAAMHLFSLYGYHPFSPAEFQLVEDVWSKISPARARRLIPMMSPLGEPCVLRGDLTLSAVAYLGSHHARSERPLRLSYADRVFAVPLPPKYNLEENQVGVELIGWEDSGADAETAGLLLRTLDLLSIERSALVLGDVSVLAGILGGLSESCAGKLIEALQERAYTKYNALLDGFELSEDKTRLLRRLPTLKGDVAVLGEAMGLFDDPSVLMPLKRLCDSLCKLGYAERLRVDLSFVRDLGYYSGPIYNAYSAADGVLLGGGGRYDGLLAKEGIEGQAAGFALNLKELAAHCASPAPAPLMMLWGGGCDNSEALRYADALSKKDTAFELSWTKDREESLSTASLRGYKWWIDLGGRKVTLLPRGGEISLNKFESEVLSC
- the hisC gene encoding histidinol-phosphate transaminase; translation: MQNIEELFRSLARPAIRDLEPYDASVSGNPLIRVSANENNEGLPESVLTAMRNALAEGNRYPDSRNTSLREKLAARFSLRPEQIITSGGLDGLFTMLGRAFLDPGDEVVCGECTFGVYAETALIAGTSVKTVPLGEGYVQLPADFAAAVGPATKMLFFCNPNNPTGTLAEPASVREMLKKIPRRVVVILDEAYLDFADADGDASFKLLEEFPNLVICRTFSKIFALAGLRIGWAAAHPGLLDCLYRVREPYCVTAMAEAGACAALDEVGRFRRTRTMVACERDKLCTLLSRLGVKYIPSQTNFVLIFPQERYEPLSAAFIQRGIAVRRLSLRGERVMRISVGLPQENRQVERVLSDIFG
- the hisIE gene encoding bifunctional phosphoribosyl-AMP cyclohydrolase/phosphoribosyl-ATP diphosphatase HisIE, with translation MTKIDLSLIKFDEKGLVPVVVQDVVTAEVLMTAWANAESLAETAECGEMVFWSRSRGELWHKGETSGSRMCLRELRIDCDGDTLLALVEPQGSACHTGERSCFYRSLCGEADSTEATFLGRLWRYLNVRKDDDPQESYTARLLRSGLSRVAQKVGEEGVETALACATKDRGGFRYEAADLLYHLLVACVAAEVPFDEVLRELASRHKGAER
- a CDS encoding imidazoleglycerol-phosphate dehydratase, which codes for MMEAKISRNTKETRIELLLSNDKRERSLETGCGFLSHMLDLLCHRAALGVSIKARGDIEVDYHHLSEDIGIAMGQALRKIAGAAPIRRYGSALLPMDGSLARVALDFSGRGGLWWRGEFPSQRCGDFDMELVPEFFTGFAREAGLTLHIALLEADNSHHAAEAVFKGVGLALKEALAPAEVDPSTKGLWL
- the hisG gene encoding ATP phosphoribosyltransferase; the protein is MLTFALPTGRSLDSCVDILARAGLPTAKLKEAGRNLVIEEASFRYLLSKPSDVPAMVHYGAADLALAGNDVIEEAGIALTELLDTGRGRCVMAVAGPGEMAEKFGGHISGLMGLKVATKYTRLAEKTFAEWGVQIKLLKLNGSVELAPALGLADCIFDVVQTGSTLKANGLRVIKETMPVSLRLVAGISSVQLRWNSLFGVVDAIEAVVRAA
- a CDS encoding 1-(5-phosphoribosyl)-5-[(5-phosphoribosylamino)methylideneamino] imidazole-4-carboxamide isomerase; translated protein: MIILPAIDLYDGKVVRLTQGDYSRRREYQLSPVEAAKGFMAAGCGHIHVVDLEGAKEGVPKHLKELSEIAGLGLFVQYGGGLRSAESVACALEAGADRVMAGSLIFKDMERASELSARFGEKIMAAVDLRGGRVVHSGWLESTALDAAEAVARLSGMGFSSFLVTQTERDGMMAGTDASVYEALAARGRFIAAAGGVTDLHDIRALAAAGVDAAVIGKSLYEGGITLAEAMKACSE
- a CDS encoding DUF805 domain-containing protein, whose translation is MEDFIYSYKKMFANYFIFEGRTSRNDYWQAIAINIIIGAVLMTLSRLLSIFGILSYIYGVAAVVPVLAMTVRRLHDTDKSGWWALAAFFPALNIILVAYCCMAEAPRGGNRFGY